A single genomic interval of Syntrophobotulus glycolicus DSM 8271 harbors:
- the pstB gene encoding phosphate ABC transporter ATP-binding protein PstB → MMKEKIKISAKNINLYYGRSQALKNINMDIPEKKVTALIGPSGCGKSTFLKTINRMNDLINNVTITGQIYIDEANIYEETDTVELRKKVGMVFQKPNPFPMSIYDNVVYGSRIHGVKVKTKLDEIVEKSLRSAALWDEVKDRLKQNALSLSGGQQQRLCIARVLAVEPEILLMDEPTSALDPISTQKIEDLADVLKEKYTIIIVTHNMQQAARISDKTAFFLHGEAVEYNDTDAIFSNPSDKRTEDYITGRFG, encoded by the coding sequence ATGATGAAGGAAAAGATTAAAATATCAGCCAAAAATATCAATCTGTACTACGGCAGGAGTCAGGCTCTGAAAAATATTAATATGGATATTCCGGAAAAAAAGGTAACAGCTCTGATCGGGCCTTCCGGCTGCGGCAAATCGACTTTTTTGAAAACGATTAACCGGATGAATGATCTGATTAATAATGTGACCATTACCGGTCAAATTTATATTGATGAGGCAAATATTTATGAAGAAACAGATACGGTAGAATTGCGCAAAAAGGTAGGCATGGTTTTTCAAAAGCCCAATCCTTTTCCGATGTCCATTTATGATAATGTTGTTTACGGATCGCGCATTCATGGGGTTAAAGTTAAAACTAAGCTGGACGAGATCGTGGAAAAAAGCCTGCGCAGTGCCGCTCTCTGGGATGAAGTGAAGGATCGCCTGAAACAGAATGCTTTAAGCCTTTCCGGCGGACAGCAGCAAAGGCTTTGTATTGCAAGGGTCCTGGCGGTTGAGCCGGAAATCCTGCTGATGGATGAGCCGACCTCCGCCCTTGACCCGATTTCCACTCAAAAGATTGAGGATCTGGCCGATGTATTGAAAGAAAAATACACGATCATCATTGTTACACATAATATGCAGCAGGCCGCTCGAATCTCGGATAAAACAGCTTTCTTCTTGCATGGGGAAGCCGTAGAGTATAACGATACAGATGCGATTTTCAGTAATCCTTCCGATAAAAGGACAGAGGATTATATCACCGGGCGTTTCGGATAA
- the phoU gene encoding phosphate signaling complex protein PhoU: MTRNTFAKELEELHLDLINMGSLVEDSINNSLSALRNEDLELAALVIKADDIVDDYERKIEKKCLNLIARQQPLAGDLRKISTALKMITDMERIADHSSDIAKLTIKMAQENMIKTWIKPLIDIPEMAEQAKKMVKTSLDSYVKQDINMAQSLYEHDNIVDGLFIKIVQELSLIMKEHPNAVDQAVNLIFIAKYLERMADHATNIGEWVIYNVTGRHKANKENKKFLF; the protein is encoded by the coding sequence ATGACGAGGAATACTTTTGCTAAAGAACTGGAAGAATTGCATCTTGACCTGATTAACATGGGCAGCCTCGTGGAAGATTCAATCAATAATTCACTCTCCGCTTTGAGAAATGAAGATCTGGAACTTGCAGCGTTAGTCATAAAGGCAGACGATATCGTCGATGACTATGAAAGAAAAATAGAGAAAAAATGCCTGAACCTGATTGCCCGGCAGCAGCCTTTAGCGGGTGATTTGAGAAAAATAAGCACAGCACTGAAGATGATTACAGATATGGAAAGGATTGCTGATCACTCCTCAGATATCGCTAAACTGACCATCAAGATGGCCCAGGAAAATATGATAAAAACATGGATCAAGCCATTGATTGATATTCCCGAAATGGCCGAGCAAGCCAAAAAAATGGTCAAAACATCCTTGGACTCTTATGTTAAACAGGATATTAATATGGCTCAAAGCCTCTATGAACACGATAATATCGTCGATGGACTGTTTATTAAAATCGTCCAGGAGCTTTCCCTGATCATGAAAGAACATCCGAATGCCGTTGACCAGGCGGTAAACTTGATTTTCATCGCCAAATATCTGGAGCGGATGGCCGATCATGCAACAAATATTGGGGAATGGGTTATTTATAATGTCACAGGCAGACATAAGGCAAATAAAGAAAACAAAAAATTCCTTTTCTAA
- a CDS encoding response regulator transcription factor: MTKSLIYVVEDESHIQQLVKYNLEKEGYRVKAFGNGESFLQETRLKVPELFLLDIMLPDIDGLELCKLLRKNPATHKVPIILLTAKGEEFDKVLGLEIGADDYITKPFSIREMIARVKAVLRRVTEIGAEEEEEIRQGDIVMNCSRREVYKGSRQLDLTLKEFELLKLLLLNKGRVLSRDMLLEKIWGYEYQGETRTVDVHIRYLRQKIEEDDNNPLYIETVRGIGYRFSDKVSRTDSETTKRL, translated from the coding sequence ATGACGAAGTCATTAATCTATGTAGTTGAGGATGAAAGCCATATCCAGCAGCTCGTCAAATACAATTTAGAAAAAGAAGGCTATAGGGTCAAAGCCTTTGGCAATGGAGAGAGCTTTTTACAGGAAACGCGCCTGAAGGTGCCGGAACTCTTTTTATTGGATATTATGCTGCCGGATATTGACGGCCTGGAATTATGCAAGCTCTTGAGGAAGAATCCTGCTACCCATAAAGTCCCCATTATCCTGTTAACCGCCAAAGGGGAGGAATTTGATAAGGTCCTGGGATTGGAGATCGGGGCGGATGACTATATCACCAAACCTTTTAGCATCCGGGAAATGATCGCACGGGTCAAGGCTGTCCTCCGCAGGGTAACAGAGATTGGTGCTGAGGAGGAGGAAGAGATCAGGCAAGGTGATATTGTGATGAATTGCAGCCGGCGGGAGGTCTATAAAGGCAGCCGCCAGCTTGATTTGACGCTCAAGGAATTTGAGCTCTTAAAATTATTGCTGTTGAACAAAGGGCGGGTATTATCACGCGATATGCTTCTGGAAAAAATTTGGGGTTACGAATATCAAGGAGAAACAAGGACGGTTGATGTGCATATTCGCTATTTGAGACAAAAGATTGAAGAGGATGACAACAATCCGCTTTATATAGAAACGGTCAGAGGGATCGGCTACCGTTTCAGTGACAAAGTATCGCGCACGGATTCGGAAACAACGAAGCGGTTATGA
- the pnpS gene encoding two-component system histidine kinase PnpS, with product MKYAQIEIEEKLRSLASMMASDLGDEAAQGMKLDYDRAAKKYADLFAKSEGDDSFSFFYAPPDSSIRVTFIDFKGQVLGESETDYQTMENHLSRKEIQEAIKGNIGQDIRASHTLDVDFLYIAAPISSTEGIARVSVPLNRIKHINQMIWLYALVGILGGLLFTIPLAKKLSSSVTKPVRELINACGEIAKGNYFRRVYYHANDELGEMAKNFNLMASKLENTVKDLTEQNAKVDSILKSMQGGLIAVNIRQRIILINTMACDILGIPYHQGILGMNLIKLVRNQQINKVLRDSMEKNVPQMELINIEEKIIRVYANPIKGHQNENMGGIVTMLDITNIKKLEQMRTEFVSNVSHELKTPLTSIRGFIDTLKDGAVNDPEVAGKFLDIIDIEAERLSRLINEILQLSEIESMKQDRNIEDVFLKPVIDEVFSILQQSAEERKVGLHADIAESVSIQANKDKIKQLLINLIDNAIKYNIENGSVTVKAEQAGGKVLISVRDTGIGIEKEYLDRIFERFYRVDRGRSSELGGTGLGLSIVKHIVNLYQGRIDVDSDPGKGTEFKIEIPD from the coding sequence TTGAAATATGCTCAAATCGAGATAGAGGAAAAGCTGAGAAGCTTGGCCTCTATGATGGCCAGTGATTTGGGGGATGAGGCGGCCCAGGGAATGAAACTGGATTATGACCGGGCTGCAAAAAAATATGCGGATCTCTTTGCCAAATCTGAGGGAGATGACAGTTTTTCCTTTTTCTATGCTCCTCCTGACAGCTCGATAAGGGTGACTTTTATCGATTTTAAGGGACAGGTATTAGGAGAGTCTGAGACGGATTATCAAACCATGGAAAATCACCTTTCCCGCAAAGAAATACAGGAAGCCATCAAGGGAAATATCGGCCAGGATATCAGAGCCAGCCATACCTTGGATGTAGATTTTCTCTATATTGCCGCTCCCATCTCCTCCACCGAAGGAATTGCCCGGGTATCCGTTCCGTTAAACAGAATAAAGCATATCAACCAAATGATCTGGCTGTATGCTCTGGTCGGAATATTAGGAGGGCTGCTGTTTACCATTCCTTTGGCAAAAAAACTATCTTCATCAGTGACAAAGCCGGTTAGGGAATTAATCAATGCCTGTGGGGAAATTGCTAAAGGTAACTATTTCCGCCGGGTTTATTACCATGCCAATGATGAACTGGGGGAAATGGCAAAGAATTTCAATCTGATGGCTTCGAAGCTGGAAAACACGGTGAAGGACCTGACCGAGCAGAACGCTAAGGTAGACTCCATTCTGAAAAGCATGCAGGGCGGTTTGATCGCGGTCAATATCAGACAAAGAATTATTTTGATTAATACAATGGCCTGTGATATTCTGGGGATCCCATATCATCAGGGTATACTGGGGATGAATCTGATCAAGCTGGTCAGAAATCAGCAAATTAACAAGGTCCTAAGAGATTCAATGGAAAAGAATGTTCCGCAAATGGAATTAATCAATATAGAGGAAAAAATCATCAGAGTCTATGCCAATCCCATCAAAGGACATCAAAATGAGAATATGGGTGGGATTGTCACGATGCTTGATATCACAAATATCAAAAAATTGGAGCAAATGAGGACGGAATTTGTATCCAATGTTTCCCATGAGCTGAAGACACCGCTTACTTCTATCAGAGGATTCATCGATACGTTAAAGGATGGGGCTGTCAATGATCCGGAGGTTGCCGGAAAGTTTTTGGATATCATTGATATTGAGGCAGAAAGATTGAGCAGGCTGATCAATGAGATCTTGCAGCTTTCAGAGATCGAGTCCATGAAACAGGACCGGAATATCGAAGATGTGTTCTTAAAACCGGTAATAGATGAGGTTTTCTCTATCCTGCAACAATCGGCTGAAGAAAGAAAAGTGGGGCTTCATGCAGATATTGCCGAAAGCGTTTCGATTCAAGCCAATAAGGACAAAATAAAACAATTATTGATTAACCTGATTGATAATGCCATCAAATACAATATTGAAAATGGTAGTGTGACAGTAAAGGCTGAACAGGCCGGAGGAAAGGTTCTGATTTCTGTCCGGGACACTGGGATCGGGATCGAAAAAGAATATCTGGATAGGATTTTTGAACGATTTTATCGGGTTGACAGGGGAAGATCAAGCGAATTGGGTGGAACAGGACTTGGATTATCCATAGTCAAGCATATCGTCAACTTGTACCAGGGCCGGATCGATGTCGACAGTGATCCTGGAAAAGGAACAGAGTTCAAGATTGAGATCCCGGACTGA
- a CDS encoding GGDEF domain-containing protein, producing MPLEFSAFEKYNDLKSEFFRILEQKQVYTVFQPIFGLKDGEIIGYEALGRGPADSPLHSPVDLLKIAEEEQKLFELDLLFRKKALEKAGSSGFNKLLFINVDPSIIKDPNFKKGFTRDMLLEFGISPKSIVFEITERTAIKDYQKFCEVLNNYIEQGYQIAIDDVGSGYSGLRTISEIRPHFIKIDMDLIRDIDNDQFKQSMVKALISISENSSIRLIAEGIETAEELKTLIRLGVQFGQGFFLQRPQAQLPVVSEKSKEIIKDFNQVMNNMKSFSHDYHYIFDLIKNDQCFSVNEECAVIKKYFDQTSCSGVCIVENHYPIGLIMRNKLDSQMASKFGYSLYSKRPVSLIMDKGPLIVDYYTPVHHVANRAMARPQENIYDDIIVTKGSHFAGIVSMQKLIEYTLIYEKSYAHELNPLTSLPGNTVINRVLQDTITYSKGSCIFYLDLDNFKIYNDLYGFENGDKIIKLTADILQNSVKTMYPYNSFVGHIGGDDFIFIVESEQEKYPTICQEIISVFDQRILEFFSAKDKEKQYLEDEDRYGTLRRFNLTSISIAGIYGHLNKLETPESFAQYIASLKKQAKKVQKSSYIIKEIPDHPLSLI from the coding sequence ATGCCTTTGGAATTTTCTGCTTTCGAGAAATACAATGATCTAAAATCAGAGTTTTTTAGAATACTGGAGCAAAAACAAGTTTATACTGTGTTTCAGCCTATTTTTGGATTAAAAGACGGAGAAATCATTGGTTATGAGGCTCTCGGCAGAGGTCCGGCAGACTCCCCACTGCATTCTCCCGTTGATCTTCTCAAAATTGCTGAAGAGGAACAAAAATTATTTGAATTAGACCTCCTTTTTCGAAAAAAAGCCTTGGAAAAAGCCGGCAGCTCCGGTTTTAATAAACTTCTTTTTATTAATGTCGACCCCAGTATCATCAAAGACCCGAATTTTAAAAAAGGCTTTACCCGAGATATGCTTTTGGAATTCGGCATATCCCCGAAATCCATTGTTTTTGAAATTACAGAACGCACTGCGATCAAAGATTATCAAAAGTTTTGTGAAGTATTGAACAATTATATTGAGCAAGGATACCAGATCGCCATTGATGACGTCGGGTCCGGTTACTCCGGGCTTAGAACGATTAGTGAAATCAGGCCTCACTTCATTAAAATCGATATGGATCTGATCAGAGACATAGACAACGACCAGTTCAAACAATCCATGGTCAAGGCTTTAATCAGTATATCTGAAAACTCCAGTATTCGCCTGATTGCCGAGGGTATTGAAACTGCGGAAGAACTAAAAACGCTCATCCGTTTAGGTGTTCAGTTTGGACAGGGTTTCTTCCTCCAAAGACCCCAGGCACAGTTACCCGTTGTCTCTGAAAAATCAAAAGAAATCATCAAAGATTTTAATCAAGTAATGAATAATATGAAAAGCTTTAGCCATGATTATCATTACATCTTTGATCTGATCAAAAACGATCAATGTTTCAGTGTTAATGAAGAATGCGCCGTGATTAAAAAATATTTTGATCAAACCTCATGTTCAGGTGTTTGCATTGTGGAAAACCATTATCCCATAGGCCTGATCATGCGAAATAAACTCGACTCCCAAATGGCCAGCAAATTTGGGTATTCCCTCTATTCCAAAAGACCGGTTTCCTTAATAATGGACAAGGGGCCGCTGATTGTCGATTATTACACCCCTGTTCATCATGTTGCCAACAGAGCAATGGCTCGCCCGCAAGAAAATATTTATGATGATATTATCGTTACAAAAGGATCCCATTTTGCCGGAATCGTCTCCATGCAAAAACTGATAGAATATACTCTGATTTATGAGAAAAGTTATGCTCACGAGCTTAATCCCCTCACCTCTTTGCCTGGAAATACTGTGATAAACAGAGTCCTTCAGGATACGATTACTTATAGTAAAGGATCTTGTATTTTTTATCTCGATCTGGATAATTTTAAAATTTACAATGATCTTTATGGTTTTGAAAACGGCGACAAGATTATTAAGCTTACTGCGGATATTCTTCAAAATTCAGTTAAAACCATGTATCCTTACAATAGTTTTGTAGGGCATATCGGCGGAGACGATTTTATTTTTATTGTGGAAAGCGAACAGGAAAAATACCCCACAATCTGTCAAGAAATCATCTCCGTTTTCGACCAAAGGATTTTAGAGTTCTTCAGCGCCAAGGATAAAGAAAAACAATATCTGGAGGATGAAGATCGCTATGGTACTTTACGAAGATTTAACCTCACTTCAATCTCCATTGCCGGAATATATGGACATCTGAATAAGCTTGAAACTCCTGAATCGTTCGCCCAATATATTGCCTCTTTAAAAAAGCAGGCGAAAAAAGTTCAAAAAAGCTCCTATATCATCAAAGAAATTCCAGATCATCCGTTATCTCTAATTTAA
- a CDS encoding EAL domain-containing protein: MPKGYEILFEDLEQTALFHEILSKKLVSSVFQAIFELAGGNVLGYEALGRGPCGSSLHSPLALLRLAEKNNKSPELNLLFWQAALEKITNIHFDQYLFLNIDPQVIGLPHFHEQFTRETFQHYNISPRLIVLEISERTVIEDYPRFRQVLTSFTDQGCLIALDDVGAGYSGLKTISELKPDYLKIDMDLVRNIDRDQYKQSMVKALVDISLSLKIKLIAEGIETTEELQTISALGVQYGQGFLLHKPQSDFSTKIDLTYEKLIKN, encoded by the coding sequence ATGCCTAAGGGATACGAGATACTGTTTGAGGACCTTGAACAAACTGCATTATTCCACGAAATACTTTCCAAGAAATTGGTTTCTTCCGTATTCCAAGCCATTTTCGAATTGGCCGGCGGAAATGTCCTTGGCTATGAAGCACTGGGCCGGGGGCCGTGCGGCTCTTCCCTTCATTCCCCTTTAGCCTTGCTCCGGCTCGCGGAGAAGAACAATAAGTCTCCTGAGCTGAACCTCCTTTTTTGGCAAGCTGCCCTCGAGAAAATCACGAATATTCATTTTGATCAATACCTTTTTCTGAATATTGACCCCCAGGTGATCGGTCTCCCCCATTTCCATGAGCAATTTACCAGGGAAACTTTTCAACATTACAATATTTCGCCTCGATTGATTGTTCTGGAGATTTCCGAAAGAACTGTTATCGAAGATTATCCCCGATTTCGTCAGGTATTGACTTCCTTTACCGATCAGGGCTGCCTGATTGCCCTGGATGATGTAGGAGCAGGGTATTCCGGCTTAAAAACCATCAGTGAACTGAAACCTGATTATTTAAAAATTGACATGGATTTAGTCCGCAATATTGACCGGGACCAGTATAAACAATCGATGGTCAAGGCTCTGGTCGATATCTCTCTTTCCTTAAAAATAAAACTTATTGCCGAAGGAATTGAAACAACAGAAGAACTCCAAACCATTTCTGCCCTTGGTGTACAGTACGGGCAAGGCTTTCTGCTGCATAAACCTCAATCGGACTTTAGTACTAAAATTGATTTGACTTACGAAAAATTAATCAAAAATTAA
- a CDS encoding 4Fe-4S dicluster domain-containing protein, whose protein sequence is MKTKSIQIDRRKCQYCGKCASVCPKGVFGEKTGLFRKVVQIIKPQACIGCFSCLAVCPNQAITEIKHNFIL, encoded by the coding sequence ATGAAGACAAAAAGTATTCAAATTGACCGGAGAAAATGTCAGTACTGTGGAAAATGTGCAAGCGTATGTCCTAAAGGTGTTTTCGGAGAAAAGACCGGTTTATTCAGAAAGGTGGTCCAAATCATCAAGCCCCAGGCTTGTATCGGTTGTTTCTCCTGTCTTGCGGTCTGTCCGAATCAAGCGATAACAGAGATTAAACATAATTTCATACTTTAA
- a CDS encoding lytic transglycosylase domain-containing protein — protein MKIENEVQLMQLQMMTRTLKQTSGDSKSFYRILNSMLNAMSEQDLAGLNPSLLVNLLRELNPKTKKTSSAETNDSSDSSIQEAVTKASAKYGIDQDFIMAVIRQESAFNSSAVSSAGAMGLMQLMPQTAQELGVRNPFSVEQNVDGGTKYLKQLLNMYGNSKEMALAAYNAGAGTVSSRNVQSKDQIDRLPAETREYVTRVMDYYNK, from the coding sequence ATGAAAATTGAGAATGAAGTTCAGCTCATGCAGCTTCAGATGATGACCAGAACCTTAAAACAAACTTCGGGAGATTCAAAGTCTTTTTATCGTATCCTCAATAGCATGCTTAATGCTATGTCTGAACAAGACCTTGCCGGTCTCAATCCTTCTCTGCTGGTTAATCTGTTAAGAGAACTGAACCCCAAAACAAAAAAGACATCTTCTGCCGAAACCAACGACTCCAGCGACTCTTCCATTCAGGAAGCCGTCACAAAGGCTTCTGCCAAATATGGTATCGATCAAGATTTTATTATGGCCGTTATCCGGCAGGAATCTGCTTTTAACTCCTCCGCCGTATCTTCGGCCGGAGCAATGGGCTTGATGCAGTTAATGCCTCAGACTGCTCAGGAATTAGGCGTAAGAAACCCCTTTAGTGTGGAACAAAACGTTGATGGCGGCACGAAGTATTTAAAACAGCTTCTGAATATGTACGGGAATTCTAAAGAAATGGCCCTTGCCGCTTATAATGCGGGTGCAGGTACTGTAAGCTCCAGAAATGTCCAAAGCAAAGACCAGATAGACAGACTGCCTGCGGAAACAAGAGAATATGTCACTAGGGTCATGGATTATTACAATAAATGA
- a CDS encoding HAD family hydrolase: MKKIQYILFDCMETLIDFTELPREKEYAMWSYSGSGIENCWPDFEEFLQSFLEMRQYFQNRTPKHKEYSILERYEMMVSKHDLAKNLSLTQEERMTIVKKLCKNFWDNYTKRCFVSPEVEALLKSLRNKTGLGVVSNFIVPGGLEELLISKQIRGYFNFVLSSAELGWRKPHRLIYEKALAEAGTSVREMIFIGDDLNNDYHAPREMGIRSLLYDRKNKHPEIRERFSSFEQIEKILEMK; the protein is encoded by the coding sequence ATGAAAAAGATTCAATATATTTTATTTGATTGTATGGAAACTTTAATTGATTTTACAGAATTACCCCGAGAGAAAGAATATGCCATGTGGTCATATTCTGGATCAGGGATAGAAAACTGCTGGCCCGATTTTGAAGAATTTTTACAGTCCTTCCTGGAAATGCGCCAATATTTTCAAAATCGCACACCAAAGCATAAGGAATATTCTATTCTGGAAAGATATGAAATGATGGTGAGCAAGCATGACCTTGCAAAAAATCTTTCTCTTACTCAAGAGGAGCGTATGACCATTGTGAAAAAGCTTTGTAAAAACTTTTGGGACAACTACACAAAACGGTGTTTTGTCAGTCCTGAAGTGGAGGCTTTGTTGAAAAGTCTGAGAAACAAGACAGGACTTGGCGTTGTATCCAACTTTATTGTACCGGGAGGTTTAGAAGAACTGCTGATATCCAAGCAAATCAGGGGATACTTTAATTTCGTCCTCAGCTCAGCTGAATTAGGCTGGCGAAAACCTCATCGCCTCATTTATGAAAAGGCTTTGGCAGAAGCAGGGACAAGTGTCCGTGAAATGATTTTTATCGGAGATGATCTCAATAATGACTATCATGCGCCAAGAGAAATGGGTATCCGCTCACTCCTTTATGACCGTAAAAACAAACATCCGGAAATCAGGGAACGTTTTTCTTCCTTTGAACAAATCGAAAAAATCCTGGAGATGAAGTAG
- a CDS encoding HlyD family secretion protein, translating to MAEHKKRKLVIAVLVAVLASGSFLVWRYWPPADQNTIMASGTIETMKVELNAKNQGTLQGFSLKEGDQVKAGQLVARISRNDLVAQKERDALNVEIARNKWNDLQSGATEQERKEAGAGVNIAQVTLDQAKKDLERAEELFSQGSLAQTEIEAVRNKYSIARNQLATAEAKLSLIEEGTRIDQIKAAENQVKLNQAVLKSSQAVLEDLNLYSPIDGIIQTKNRENGEFVSLGSNLATISDLTKCWINVYVPTTDLPYIKIGGKVTFSVSGTERVFEGTVAEIASKGEFTPKSIQTAEERANIVYKVKINADNKEGLLKPGMPADVVIEKNGTEPGIGAS from the coding sequence ATGGCTGAGCATAAAAAAAGAAAATTGGTCATTGCTGTTCTGGTTGCTGTGTTGGCAAGCGGCAGTTTCCTTGTTTGGAGATATTGGCCGCCTGCCGACCAAAATACGATCATGGCTTCAGGAACAATTGAGACCATGAAGGTAGAACTTAATGCCAAGAATCAGGGGACTTTACAGGGTTTTTCTCTTAAAGAGGGGGATCAGGTAAAAGCAGGACAGCTTGTCGCCCGCATATCCCGAAATGATTTGGTTGCGCAGAAAGAACGAGATGCTCTAAATGTGGAAATTGCCAGGAATAAATGGAATGATCTTCAGTCCGGAGCCACTGAACAGGAAAGGAAAGAAGCGGGAGCCGGAGTAAACATAGCACAGGTTACCTTAGATCAGGCGAAAAAGGATTTGGAACGGGCGGAAGAATTATTTTCGCAGGGGAGCCTTGCTCAGACAGAAATTGAAGCCGTACGAAATAAATATTCCATTGCCCGGAATCAGCTGGCGACCGCGGAGGCCAAATTGAGCCTTATCGAAGAAGGGACACGTATCGACCAAATCAAGGCTGCTGAGAATCAAGTGAAATTGAATCAGGCGGTGTTGAAATCTTCTCAGGCTGTTCTGGAAGATCTCAACTTATATTCCCCGATTGACGGGATCATTCAAACCAAGAATCGTGAAAACGGAGAGTTTGTTTCTCTTGGATCAAACTTGGCGACCATCTCTGATTTAACGAAATGCTGGATTAATGTTTATGTTCCAACCACAGATCTTCCTTATATTAAGATTGGGGGCAAGGTAACCTTTTCTGTCAGCGGGACAGAGAGGGTTTTTGAGGGGACGGTTGCCGAGATTGCAAGCAAAGGGGAATTTACTCCCAAAAGTATTCAGACCGCAGAAGAGAGAGCGAATATCGTCTACAAGGTGAAAATTAATGCTGACAATAAGGAAGGTTTGCTTAAACCCGGGATGCCTGCTGATGTGGTCATCGAGAAGAACGGTACGGAACCGGGTATTGGGGCGTCATGA
- a CDS encoding ABC transporter ATP-binding protein has product MIRAEGISKSFGQIEAVKQIDMIVSEGEIVGLVGPDGAGKTTLMRILVDLLVPDEGSVRVFGREYGYMPQRFSLYGDLKVIENLIFFGSLYGLSKKIIAQRSEEILALTNLAQFKDRFADNLSGGMKQKLALTCALVTRPRLLILDEPTYGVDPESRKEFWKILYDLNGQGLTILVSTPYMDEAELCTKVAFMDKGRFTAFDSPKKLKEEFPGEVWEIGSDSRDPGVFDHVPGIKDSSLFGDRYRLITESCDGQAFEQMISSMLKEAGYGLEFIRQVPSSMEDVFVMLSGGE; this is encoded by the coding sequence ATGATCAGGGCTGAGGGGATCAGTAAAAGCTTTGGGCAGATAGAAGCGGTCAAGCAGATAGATATGATTGTCAGCGAAGGAGAGATTGTCGGACTGGTCGGTCCGGACGGGGCCGGGAAGACTACACTCATGCGGATTCTGGTGGACTTGCTGGTACCGGACGAAGGTTCGGTAAGGGTCTTTGGCAGGGAGTATGGCTATATGCCCCAACGCTTCAGTCTGTACGGAGACTTAAAAGTGATAGAAAATCTGATCTTCTTCGGGTCCTTATACGGTTTAAGTAAAAAAATAATTGCGCAGCGGTCTGAGGAAATTCTCGCTTTGACGAATCTGGCTCAATTTAAGGATCGTTTTGCAGATAACCTGTCAGGTGGGATGAAACAAAAGCTTGCCCTGACCTGTGCTTTGGTCACCAGGCCCAGGCTTCTGATTTTGGATGAACCGACATACGGGGTAGATCCGGAATCCCGCAAAGAATTTTGGAAAATCCTTTATGATCTGAACGGACAGGGACTGACGATTCTTGTTTCCACACCATATATGGATGAGGCTGAACTCTGTACAAAAGTGGCTTTTATGGATAAGGGAAGGTTTACAGCCTTTGATTCACCGAAGAAGCTAAAGGAAGAATTCCCCGGTGAGGTTTGGGAAATTGGCTCAGACAGCCGTGATCCCGGAGTTTTTGATCATGTTCCCGGGATAAAGGATTCTTCCCTTTTTGGGGATAGATACCGCCTAATCACGGAAAGCTGTGACGGACAGGCTTTTGAGCAAATGATTTCCAGTATGTTGAAAGAAGCCGGGTATGGGCTGGAATTTATCCGGCAAGTACCGTCGTCAATGGAAGATGTGTTTGTGATGCTGTCCGGAGGAGAATAA